One Actinomycetota bacterium DNA segment encodes these proteins:
- a CDS encoding YbaK/EbsC family protein: MAICPDVKKYLEKKGVSYEHITHPQVFGCIEEAKALRIEADEIAKNLIVKIKDRRAFAVLPGAHRLDMHKLREVMGSSHARLIMEEEMGAEFPRYEIGAVPPLGELFGIPVYVDKRLLDHETVIFTGGTHTDSIRMNCRDFVNLVNPRVVDLAEEV, encoded by the coding sequence ATGGCGATTTGTCCCGATGTCAAGAAATATCTGGAAAAAAAGGGTGTCTCATACGAACATATTACCCATCCCCAAGTTTTCGGTTGTATTGAAGAGGCGAAGGCGTTAAGAATAGAAGCGGATGAGATCGCCAAAAATTTAATCGTAAAGATAAAGGACAGGCGCGCTTTTGCAGTTTTACCGGGGGCACATAGATTGGACATGCACAAACTGAGAGAGGTCATGGGATCGAGTCATGCCCGATTGATCATGGAAGAAGAGATGGGAGCGGAATTCCCCAGGTACGAGATCGGTGCCGTTCCACCCCTGGGAGAGCTGTTTGGTATCCCCGTCTATGTGGACAAAAGACTTCTGGATCACGAGACGGTGATCTTTACCGGGGGCACCCACACCGATTCCATCAGGATGAATTGTCGGGATTTTGTAAATCTAGTCAACCCCAGGGTTGTAGATTTAGCTGAAGAAGTTTAG